A genomic segment from Cumulibacter soli encodes:
- a CDS encoding (2Fe-2S)-binding protein: protein MARISVTVDGVKNEDDVEPRMLLVHYIREVLGKTGTVIGCDTSNCGACTVHLDGKAIKSCTMLAVQADGHEITTIEGIADGDNLHPMQQAFHENHALQCGYCTPGMIMSAIDFLKSNPNPSDAEIREGIEGNLCRCTGYQNIVAAISAASKQSSSAGVAQ, encoded by the coding sequence ATGGCCAGGATCAGCGTCACCGTAGACGGCGTAAAAAATGAGGACGACGTGGAGCCCCGTATGCTTCTCGTCCACTACATCCGCGAAGTACTCGGCAAGACCGGCACGGTTATCGGCTGCGATACGAGCAACTGCGGCGCCTGCACTGTCCACCTCGACGGCAAGGCGATCAAGAGCTGCACGATGCTCGCCGTCCAGGCCGATGGCCACGAGATCACCACGATCGAGGGCATCGCGGACGGCGATAACCTGCACCCGATGCAGCAGGCCTTCCACGAGAACCACGCCCTGCAGTGCGGCTACTGCACGCCGGGGATGATCATGTCGGCGATCGACTTCCTGAAGTCGAACCCGAACCCGAGCGATGCGGAGATCCGTGAGGGCATCGAGGGCAACCTCTGCCGTTGCACGGGCTACCAGAACATCGTTGCCGCCATTTCGGCTGCGTCGAAGCAGTCCTCGAGCGCGGGCGTGGCGCAATGA
- a CDS encoding SRPBCC family protein: protein MELEHSFTIPVPVEKAWPVLLDVEQIAPCMPGASVDNVDGDDFTGSVKVKLGPINLTYKGQASFVEKDEANHRAVIDARGRDARGNGTAAAKVTATLSGQGDSTEVKVVTDLNITGKPAQFGRGVMVDVGNKLIGQFADCLASKLAGDSDSEPAEPAADAAASAAADKASGEGATTTASGDEDKTPTGSVPAVSAATADADKAKAAQASAPKPAPAREAEPIDLIELAGGSVAKKAAPIAIGGIVLFLLLFLLRGRGKKSDS, encoded by the coding sequence ATGGAGCTCGAGCACTCATTCACCATTCCCGTCCCGGTCGAGAAGGCTTGGCCTGTTCTGCTGGACGTAGAACAGATCGCGCCCTGCATGCCCGGCGCGTCCGTCGATAACGTGGACGGCGACGACTTCACCGGCTCGGTGAAGGTCAAACTCGGCCCCATCAATCTGACGTACAAGGGTCAAGCCTCCTTCGTAGAGAAGGACGAAGCCAACCACCGTGCCGTCATCGACGCGCGTGGGCGTGACGCTCGCGGAAACGGGACCGCGGCGGCGAAGGTCACCGCGACCCTGAGCGGCCAGGGCGACTCAACCGAGGTCAAGGTTGTCACCGACCTGAACATCACCGGGAAGCCGGCACAGTTCGGCCGCGGCGTCATGGTGGACGTCGGCAACAAGTTGATCGGTCAGTTCGCTGACTGCCTCGCCAGCAAGCTCGCTGGCGATAGCGATTCGGAGCCCGCTGAGCCCGCCGCGGACGCTGCTGCTAGCGCAGCTGCGGACAAGGCCAGTGGGGAGGGCGCCACGACAACAGCTTCCGGCGACGAGGACAAGACCCCTACCGGTTCGGTCCCTGCGGTCTCCGCCGCGACCGCTGACGCCGACAAGGCGAAGGCAGCACAGGCGTCCGCGCCGAAGCCGGCCCCAGCCCGTGAAGCCGAGCCGATCGACCTCATCGAACTCGCGGGCGGGTCCGTTGCCAAGAAGGCTGCCCCGATCGCGATCGGTGGCATCGTGCTCTTCCTGCTGCTGTTCTTGCTGCGTGGTCGTGGCAAGAAGTCGGATTCGTAG
- a CDS encoding HpcH/HpaI aldolase family protein, whose product MTSIANESGTGSLKAGIWGTLGEPRLGAQLENVGFDWVCLDGQHGHYDDRAVRETFALRKKHQVPVLVRTLWNDHALIGRALDAGADGVIVPMVQNAEQAEAAVAAAHYAPRGGRSLGPMQGAPYGTAPGSGRKPFVAVMVESQVALDQVDAIAATPDLDMIFVGPFDLSIALSRDIEDMMVDTADGAPLPTIAAACQRAGIHAGAFAGTPQRAAQMVGHGFSWVAVTSDIGALAFGGSAAIQQATGA is encoded by the coding sequence ATGACTAGCATTGCGAACGAATCAGGTACTGGCTCGCTGAAGGCGGGCATCTGGGGAACGCTCGGCGAGCCGCGGCTCGGGGCGCAGCTGGAGAACGTCGGATTTGACTGGGTGTGTCTCGACGGCCAGCACGGGCACTACGACGACCGCGCGGTCCGCGAGACGTTCGCGCTACGCAAGAAACACCAGGTCCCGGTGCTGGTGCGCACGCTGTGGAACGACCACGCCTTGATCGGTCGCGCGTTGGACGCCGGAGCCGACGGCGTCATCGTGCCGATGGTGCAGAACGCCGAACAGGCCGAGGCGGCCGTGGCCGCGGCGCATTACGCACCACGAGGCGGCCGTAGCCTCGGCCCCATGCAAGGCGCACCGTACGGCACTGCGCCCGGCTCCGGTCGCAAGCCGTTCGTCGCGGTGATGGTCGAATCACAGGTCGCACTCGATCAGGTCGATGCGATCGCCGCGACACCGGATCTGGACATGATCTTTGTCGGCCCGTTCGATCTGTCGATCGCACTCAGCCGCGATATCGAGGACATGATGGTGGACACGGCGGACGGCGCGCCGCTGCCGACGATCGCGGCGGCCTGTCAGCGGGCTGGGATTCACGCGGGGGCGTTCGCGGGCACTCCACAACGCGCGGCGCAGATGGTCGGGCACGGCTTTTCGTGGGTCGCGGTAACCAGCGATATCGGCGCGTTGGCGTTTGGCGGGTCCGCGGCGATCCAGCAGGCCACCGGCGCCTAG
- a CDS encoding xanthine dehydrogenase family protein molybdopterin-binding subunit, with protein sequence MTAVDDRPAEIGNARTRREDKHLVTGRTTWADNKSATGMLHLSFVRSPIAHAKINSIEVAAAKEKPGIIDVITGQDVAEIQGDLPCAWPVTPDMVNPGAPSLAVTQVNHVGEAVAVVVARTKAQAMDAAELVEVDYEALPPVLDMEEALKDGATLVHPNTESNKSYTWAFDSAAAGTGGNVDQAITDGEVVLKRRFIQQRLAPAFMEPRSVVAEPTDGGVTLTSSTQVPHILRLMLAMTLGIPEHKVRVIAPDVGGGFGGKIPVTPEELITALVAMRLGRAVKHTESRSESLLVAHHGRDQIQDVTISATKDGQITGLDIELHADMGAYLRLVGPGVPILGAFMFPAIYKIPAYRFTCHGVFTTKTPTDAYRGAGRPEATYAIERIVDELAVELDLDPMEVRRRNWIKHEEFPFTTVCGLTYDSGNYEAATDRALELFGWDAVKAERDKRRAEGATKQIGLGISTFTEMCGLAPSRVLGSLDYGAGGWEYSSIRMLPTGKVEVITGASAHGQGHETAFAQIVSDQLGVPYDDIEIIHGDTATSHKGLDTYGSRSLVVGGIAIVKAADKVKDKAKKLAAHLLEAAEDDLEFDAGQFKVKGTDKGVSIQEIALANFAGHDYPEGMELGLDSDATYDPENFSFPHGTHLAAVEIDTDTGDARLIKYACVDDVGNIVNPLIVDGQVHGGLAQGIAQALYEEVIYDADGNLTTGTFVDYTLPSAADLPAFLTDQTVTAATSNPLGVKGVGEAGCIASTPAVMNAVVDALRQYGINDLRMPATPERVWRAIHNGSAA encoded by the coding sequence ATGACCGCCGTGGACGACCGCCCCGCCGAGATCGGCAATGCGCGGACCCGTCGCGAAGATAAGCACCTCGTCACCGGCCGCACCACCTGGGCTGACAATAAGAGCGCCACCGGCATGCTGCACCTATCTTTCGTGCGCAGCCCGATCGCGCACGCGAAGATCAACAGCATCGAGGTGGCTGCTGCCAAGGAGAAGCCCGGCATCATCGACGTCATCACCGGGCAGGACGTCGCCGAAATCCAGGGCGACCTGCCATGCGCGTGGCCGGTCACCCCCGACATGGTCAACCCTGGAGCGCCGTCTTTGGCGGTCACCCAGGTCAATCACGTAGGTGAGGCCGTAGCGGTCGTCGTGGCACGCACCAAGGCGCAGGCGATGGACGCGGCCGAGTTGGTCGAAGTCGACTACGAAGCGCTGCCGCCCGTGCTCGACATGGAGGAGGCGCTAAAGGACGGCGCGACCCTCGTGCATCCGAACACCGAGTCGAACAAGTCCTACACGTGGGCATTCGACTCGGCTGCCGCCGGCACCGGTGGCAACGTCGATCAGGCGATCACCGACGGCGAGGTCGTGCTCAAGCGGCGATTCATCCAACAGCGGCTCGCGCCGGCGTTCATGGAGCCGCGTTCCGTGGTCGCCGAGCCGACCGACGGCGGGGTGACGTTGACGTCTTCCACTCAGGTACCGCACATTCTGCGCCTGATGCTCGCGATGACTCTCGGAATTCCGGAACACAAGGTGCGAGTGATCGCACCGGACGTCGGCGGTGGTTTCGGCGGCAAGATTCCGGTCACTCCGGAGGAATTGATCACCGCCCTGGTGGCGATGCGTCTCGGCCGTGCGGTCAAGCACACCGAGAGCCGCTCGGAGTCATTGTTGGTCGCTCACCATGGGCGGGACCAAATCCAGGACGTCACCATTTCGGCGACGAAGGACGGGCAGATCACCGGCCTCGATATCGAATTGCACGCCGACATGGGCGCCTACCTGCGACTGGTCGGTCCTGGCGTGCCGATCCTCGGCGCGTTCATGTTCCCGGCGATCTACAAGATCCCGGCGTACCGGTTCACCTGTCACGGCGTCTTCACTACGAAGACCCCGACCGATGCGTACCGCGGCGCCGGCCGACCGGAGGCGACGTACGCAATCGAGCGGATCGTCGACGAATTGGCCGTCGAACTTGATCTGGATCCGATGGAGGTACGCCGTAGGAACTGGATCAAGCACGAGGAGTTCCCGTTCACCACGGTGTGTGGGCTCACCTACGACTCGGGTAACTACGAGGCGGCGACCGACCGCGCGCTCGAACTCTTCGGGTGGGACGCGGTAAAGGCCGAGCGCGACAAACGCCGCGCTGAGGGCGCAACCAAGCAGATCGGCCTAGGCATCTCGACGTTCACCGAGATGTGTGGCCTGGCGCCATCCCGAGTTCTCGGCTCGTTGGACTACGGCGCCGGCGGTTGGGAGTACAGCTCGATCCGGATGCTGCCCACCGGCAAGGTCGAAGTCATCACCGGCGCCTCCGCACACGGCCAGGGGCACGAGACCGCGTTCGCGCAGATCGTCTCCGACCAGTTGGGCGTGCCGTACGACGACATCGAGATCATCCACGGCGACACCGCGACATCGCACAAGGGCCTGGACACCTACGGCTCGCGCTCACTGGTCGTGGGTGGAATCGCGATCGTGAAGGCCGCTGATAAGGTGAAGGACAAGGCCAAGAAGTTGGCCGCGCACCTCCTCGAGGCTGCCGAGGACGACCTTGAGTTCGATGCCGGACAGTTCAAGGTGAAGGGCACCGATAAGGGCGTATCGATTCAGGAGATCGCCCTGGCCAACTTCGCCGGGCACGACTATCCGGAAGGTATGGAACTCGGCCTGGACAGCGATGCGACGTACGACCCGGAGAACTTCTCCTTCCCGCACGGCACGCATCTCGCAGCGGTCGAGATCGACACCGATACCGGCGATGCACGCCTGATCAAGTACGCGTGCGTCGACGACGTCGGCAACATCGTGAACCCGCTGATCGTCGACGGTCAAGTACACGGCGGTCTCGCCCAGGGCATCGCTCAGGCCCTGTACGAGGAGGTCATTTACGACGCCGATGGCAACCTCACCACTGGCACCTTCGTCGACTACACGCTGCCTTCTGCCGCCGACCTACCGGCGTTCTTGACCGACCAAACCGTCACCGCGGCAACCAGCAACCCGCTGGGGGTCAAGGGTGTCGGCGAGGCCGGCTGTATCGCGTCGACTCCCGCTGTGATGAACGCGGTCGTCGATGCGCTGCGGCAGTACGGCATCAATGACCTCCGCATGCCGGCCACCCCGGAACGGGTTTGGCGGGCGATCCACAACGGCTCCGCCGCGTAG
- a CDS encoding FAD binding domain-containing protein — protein MIPAQFEYTRPSTIDEAVQALANGGDDPKVIAGGQSFIPVLRLRLAAPSTVVDIGAIDELRQVSAEGDKVRIGSMVTHAEVLDNPIVAEHLPLLHQVTETVADRQVRHRGTLGGALAHADPAGDLGAAAVALNAEFEIAGPNGRRTVAASEFFVDYLTTTIEENEVLTAVILPRSGDLKSNYQKFNRMAQGWATVGSAAAVKVEGGNITDARVGLTNMGSVPIRAAGVEAALVGKPANAETIAAAAEHAAEGTSPTDDLSAKADYREHLARVLTRRALSAALGL, from the coding sequence ATGATTCCCGCACAGTTCGAATACACGCGGCCGTCGACAATCGACGAAGCCGTACAGGCGCTCGCCAACGGCGGCGACGATCCCAAGGTCATCGCCGGTGGCCAGTCCTTCATCCCGGTGCTGCGGCTGCGCCTGGCGGCGCCGTCCACCGTGGTCGACATCGGCGCGATTGACGAGTTGCGTCAGGTTTCGGCCGAGGGCGACAAGGTCCGCATCGGATCGATGGTCACCCACGCCGAAGTCTTGGACAACCCGATTGTCGCCGAGCACCTGCCGCTGCTGCACCAGGTGACCGAGACCGTCGCCGACCGTCAGGTGCGCCATCGCGGGACGCTCGGTGGAGCGCTCGCGCACGCCGATCCCGCCGGTGACCTCGGCGCCGCGGCGGTCGCGCTGAATGCCGAGTTCGAGATCGCCGGCCCGAACGGGCGCCGTACGGTTGCTGCCTCAGAGTTCTTCGTCGACTATCTGACGACGACGATCGAGGAGAACGAGGTGCTCACCGCGGTTATCCTGCCGCGCTCGGGCGACCTGAAGAGCAACTACCAGAAGTTCAACCGGATGGCGCAGGGCTGGGCAACGGTCGGTTCGGCGGCTGCCGTGAAGGTCGAGGGCGGCAACATCACTGACGCCCGCGTCGGGTTGACCAACATGGGTTCGGTACCGATCCGTGCTGCTGGTGTTGAGGCGGCCCTCGTCGGTAAGCCCGCGAACGCGGAGACCATCGCGGCTGCCGCCGAGCATGCCGCGGAAGGTACGAGCCCGACCGACGATCTGTCGGCCAAGGCCGACTACCGAGAGCACCTGGCGCGGGTGCTGACCCGTCGCGCTTTATCCGCAGCGCTCGGCCTGTAA
- a CDS encoding TIGR03617 family F420-dependent LLM class oxidoreductase translates to MKIQTGLASENIATAADRARSAEDAGYDGVTIAEERHDPFLPLVPAALGTERIEMTTNIAVAFARSPMTVANTAYDLAEVSKGRFTLGLGSQIKPHIEKRFGMPWSKPAARMREYLLALRAIWSCWQDGGRLDYRGEFYRHTLMTPNFTPAAHEYGPPKIKIAAVGPLMTEVAGEVSDGILLHSFTTPEYIRQVTVPSVAAGAQKGGRELKDVEISAVPMVGVLDDDERAPEIISAIRKKLAFYGSTPAYRPVLELHGWGDLQTELHRLSLQGEWDAMGELIGDEQLEAMAIIGSSREVAQRLLDDYDGLAAWVGPYTPGVEVRDLLEVVVAEVAKIRASA, encoded by the coding sequence ATGAAGATTCAGACAGGGCTAGCGAGCGAGAACATTGCCACCGCAGCCGACCGGGCGCGCAGCGCCGAGGATGCCGGATACGACGGAGTGACGATCGCTGAGGAGCGGCATGATCCGTTCCTGCCGCTGGTGCCGGCAGCGCTTGGCACGGAGCGGATCGAGATGACCACCAACATCGCAGTCGCGTTCGCGCGCTCGCCGATGACGGTCGCGAATACGGCGTACGACCTGGCTGAGGTCTCGAAGGGACGGTTCACCCTCGGTCTTGGCTCGCAGATCAAACCGCACATCGAGAAGCGGTTCGGGATGCCGTGGTCGAAGCCGGCCGCTCGGATGCGGGAGTACTTGCTCGCGCTGCGGGCGATCTGGTCGTGCTGGCAGGACGGTGGTCGCCTCGATTACCGCGGTGAGTTCTATCGCCACACGCTGATGACGCCTAACTTCACGCCTGCCGCGCACGAGTACGGGCCGCCGAAGATCAAGATCGCCGCAGTTGGCCCGTTGATGACCGAGGTTGCCGGGGAGGTCTCCGACGGCATCCTGCTGCACTCGTTCACCACTCCCGAGTACATCCGCCAGGTCACTGTGCCGAGTGTTGCCGCTGGCGCGCAGAAGGGGGGCCGAGAATTGAAGGACGTTGAAATCTCGGCAGTGCCGATGGTCGGCGTACTCGACGATGACGAGCGGGCGCCGGAGATCATTAGCGCTATTCGCAAGAAGTTGGCGTTCTACGGGTCGACCCCGGCGTACCGCCCGGTGCTGGAATTGCACGGCTGGGGTGATCTGCAGACCGAGTTACACCGATTGTCGCTGCAGGGCGAGTGGGACGCTATGGGCGAATTGATCGGCGACGAGCAGCTTGAGGCGATGGCGATCATTGGCTCGTCGCGTGAAGTCGCACAGCGACTCCTGGACGATTACGACGGGTTGGCTGCGTGGGTTGGGCCGTACACCCCGGGTGTTGAGGTCCGAGACTTGCTTGAAGTCGTCGTCGCCGAGGTCGCCAAGATCCGCGCCTCGGCATAG
- a CDS encoding methylated-DNA--[protein]-cysteine S-methyltransferase yields MTERESAPPGALAEELHVSLPPTRLAAHHDAFSYRIIDSPLGDLLVARTPTGIARVAFAREGFSRVLESLTEHLHPRPVPARSSLDRAARAIDAYFAGTASTISLPIDLQLVTDFQRTVIDHLPSIGYGATASYAAVAAGVGRPGASNAVGVACRSNPLPIVMPCHRAVRSDGSLGAYVGGTEAKRVLLALEAS; encoded by the coding sequence ATGACCGAGCGAGAATCTGCCCCACCCGGGGCACTGGCCGAAGAGTTGCACGTCAGCCTGCCGCCTACTCGCCTGGCCGCACATCACGACGCATTCAGTTATCGGATCATCGACAGTCCGCTGGGCGACCTCCTGGTGGCGCGGACCCCCACAGGTATCGCCCGGGTCGCGTTCGCTCGTGAGGGATTCTCTCGGGTGCTCGAATCGCTGACCGAACATTTACATCCGAGGCCAGTTCCGGCACGTAGCAGCCTGGACCGCGCTGCCCGCGCCATCGATGCGTACTTCGCCGGAACAGCGTCCACCATCTCGCTGCCGATTGACCTGCAACTCGTCACCGACTTTCAGCGCACGGTGATCGACCATCTGCCGTCGATCGGCTACGGCGCGACGGCGTCGTACGCGGCAGTCGCTGCGGGGGTTGGCCGACCCGGGGCGTCGAACGCGGTCGGGGTGGCGTGCCGAAGCAATCCGCTGCCGATCGTGATGCCATGCCACCGCGCGGTGCGTAGCGACGGCAGTCTCGGCGCATACGTCGGCGGCACGGAGGCCAAGCGCGTCCTGCTCGCACTTGAAGCCTCGTAG